In one Lachnospiraceae bacterium genomic region, the following are encoded:
- a CDS encoding LarC family nickel insertion protein: protein MKTLYLECNMGAAGDMLAAALLELLPDPEAFLTKLNALGIPGVKISKEQTAKCGIMGTHIKVMVGEAEEKSEDVAEHEHHHEHHHDHDHHHDHAHHHAGMHEIEHIISHLDLPETVREDVLAVYGLIAEAESHAHGRPVSEIHFHEVGTMDAIADVTAVCLLMHELSPQRIAASPVHVGAGQVRCAHGILPVPAPATAYILRDVPIYGGAVRGELCTPTGAALLKHFVSEFTGMPVMKVHKIGYGMGTKDFEAANCVRAMWGETA from the coding sequence ATGAAGACCTTATATTTAGAATGCAATATGGGAGCCGCCGGCGATATGCTGGCAGCAGCGCTCTTAGAGCTGCTGCCGGATCCGGAGGCGTTTTTAACAAAGCTAAATGCGCTGGGGATTCCCGGAGTGAAAATCAGCAAGGAGCAGACAGCTAAATGCGGCATTATGGGCACACATATCAAGGTGATGGTGGGAGAAGCCGAGGAGAAGAGTGAGGATGTAGCGGAACATGAGCACCATCATGAACATCATCATGATCACGATCACCATCATGACCATGCGCATCATCATGCGGGTATGCATGAAATCGAACATATTATTTCTCATCTGGATCTGCCGGAAACGGTGCGGGAGGATGTGCTGGCAGTTTATGGACTGATTGCAGAGGCGGAGAGCCATGCGCATGGCCGGCCGGTGAGCGAGATTCATTTTCACGAGGTAGGGACGATGGATGCGATTGCTGATGTCACGGCGGTATGTCTTTTGATGCATGAGCTTTCGCCGCAGCGCATTGCCGCCTCTCCTGTGCATGTAGGAGCTGGACAGGTGCGCTGTGCACATGGCATCCTGCCGGTGCCGGCGCCGGCAACTGCTTATATTTTGAGAGATGTGCCGATCTATGGCGGAGCGGTGAGAGGCGAGCTTTGTACGCCGACAGGAGCCGCACTACTTAAGCATTTTGTTTCAGAATTTACCGGAATGCCGGTGATGAAGGTGCATAAAATCGGCTATGGCATGGGCACAAAGGATTTTGAAGCGGCCAATTGTGTGCGGGCGATGTGGGGTGAAACCGCATGA
- a CDS encoding GNAT family N-acetyltransferase, which yields MYTIRKVNSYEVKAALALVLEVFMQFEAPEYKPEGVAAFKRDIIENENLIQNYQKGICPLYGAFDQEQIVGVMGMREGKTHINLAFVKKEYQSQGIGKALFQYVLQELAKEQTAPEEITLNASPYGKGFYLHLGFQAVSEEQEIDGIRFTPMKYQIHYDKNDDESSIVKANYDAAPEKEWERLEGFHFEFEITKHKMQPYLQKGSVLDIGGGPGRYSIYLAQQGYDVTLVDLSSGNVALAKKKAQEHGVTIKAYQCDARDLSSLKLGEFDNVLLMGPLYHLFAREDRARCVQEAKKHLKKGGSLFASFISIAAGLNYYLDECPEELIHEPAMDLFDRMEADETWSGTAFTEATFINNCEIEPFFEELGFQKQALFGQEGITGTRLSMLEQESEEVRNLYLNLSLRLCENPQYFCYSSHMMYIGKQQ from the coding sequence ATGTATACGATTAGAAAAGTGAATTCATATGAGGTCAAAGCAGCCCTGGCTTTAGTATTAGAGGTATTTATGCAGTTTGAAGCGCCAGAGTATAAGCCGGAGGGGGTCGCCGCCTTTAAGCGGGACATCATTGAAAATGAGAACCTCATTCAGAACTATCAAAAGGGCATATGCCCCTTGTATGGAGCATTTGATCAGGAACAGATCGTTGGCGTCATGGGCATGCGCGAAGGAAAAACGCATATCAACTTAGCCTTTGTGAAAAAGGAGTATCAAAGCCAAGGCATTGGAAAGGCTCTTTTTCAGTATGTACTGCAGGAGCTTGCCAAAGAGCAGACAGCACCGGAAGAAATTACGCTGAATGCCTCTCCTTATGGAAAGGGATTTTATCTGCATCTTGGCTTTCAGGCAGTATCGGAGGAGCAGGAGATAGATGGCATTCGGTTTACTCCGATGAAATATCAGATTCACTATGATAAAAACGATGATGAATCCAGTATTGTAAAGGCAAACTATGATGCAGCGCCGGAAAAAGAATGGGAGAGGCTGGAGGGCTTTCATTTTGAGTTTGAGATCACGAAGCATAAAATGCAGCCCTATCTTCAAAAAGGAAGCGTGCTGGATATCGGAGGCGGTCCGGGACGCTATAGCATCTATCTTGCGCAGCAGGGATATGATGTGACGCTAGTGGATCTAAGCAGCGGCAATGTAGCGCTGGCTAAGAAAAAAGCACAGGAGCATGGCGTGACAATTAAGGCCTATCAATGCGATGCAAGAGATTTAAGCAGCTTAAAGCTGGGAGAATTTGATAATGTACTGCTTATGGGCCCCTTATATCATCTTTTTGCCAGAGAAGACCGGGCCCGGTGCGTGCAAGAGGCGAAAAAGCATTTAAAAAAAGGCGGCTCTCTCTTTGCGTCGTTTATTTCAATTGCAGCCGGCCTCAATTATTATTTAGACGAATGCCCAGAGGAGCTGATCCATGAGCCGGCTATGGACCTGTTTGACCGCATGGAGGCAGATGAGACATGGTCAGGGACGGCCTTTACAGAGGCTACCTTTATCAATAATTGTGAGATTGAGCCCTTTTTTGAAGAGCTGGGATTTCAGAAACAGGCATTGTTTGGTCAGGAGGGGATCACCGGTACAAGACTTTCGATGCTTGAGCAGGAAAGCGAAGAGGTTAGAAATTTATATTTAAATCTATCGCTTCGCCTGTGTGAGAATCCGCAATATTTTTGCTACAGCTCCCATATGATGTATATTGGAAAGCAGCAATAA
- a CDS encoding alpha/beta hydrolase — protein sequence MKKKSKLALAPLALGSAATFIGGLFFYRNFIRRAQPSALRPELQAAADQLCSQYTEESWGFTSFDGLQLKAHFFSGQPESHRYALLVHGYHDTAYRMAAHALHFLEKGYHVLMPDLRGHGLSEGSYVGFGYHDHYDILGYIDLIREHDPQAQILLLGISMGAATVMLASGEFLPDNVKCIIEDCGYTSAWEQCRHNMRTLYHLPAFPVLTLTNLMVKCKHHYSFKEAAPIKAVAKATVPMLFIHGAKDDFVPFSMQQQLYDACSSTEKELLVIEGAVHANSNEVAPALYWHTVDMFIEKYL from the coding sequence ATGAAGAAAAAATCCAAGCTCGCCCTGGCCCCCCTCGCGCTGGGCTCTGCGGCAACCTTTATCGGCGGACTCTTTTTCTACCGCAATTTCATCCGGCGCGCTCAGCCCTCCGCTCTGCGCCCTGAGCTGCAGGCTGCGGCTGATCAGCTTTGCTCCCAATATACCGAAGAGAGTTGGGGCTTCACCTCCTTTGACGGCTTGCAGCTAAAGGCCCATTTCTTTTCCGGCCAGCCGGAAAGCCATCGGTACGCTTTGCTCGTTCACGGCTATCATGATACGGCCTACCGTATGGCCGCTCATGCGCTTCATTTTCTTGAGAAAGGATACCATGTTCTCATGCCCGATCTGCGCGGTCATGGCCTGAGCGAAGGTTCCTATGTCGGCTTTGGATATCATGATCATTATGATATTTTAGGCTATATTGATCTCATTCGTGAACATGACCCGCAGGCACAGATTTTACTGCTGGGCATTTCTATGGGCGCTGCAACCGTCATGCTCGCCTCTGGTGAATTTTTGCCGGACAATGTCAAATGCATCATCGAGGATTGCGGATATACCTCCGCCTGGGAGCAGTGCCGCCATAACATGCGCACCCTTTATCATCTGCCGGCCTTCCCGGTACTAACTCTGACCAATCTTATGGTCAAATGCAAACATCACTACTCTTTCAAAGAAGCCGCTCCCATCAAGGCTGTTGCCAAAGCAACCGTCCCCATGCTGTTTATCCATGGAGCCAAGGATGATTTCGTTCCCTTCTCCATGCAGCAGCAGCTGTATGATGCCTGCAGCAGCACGGAAAAAGAGCTGCTGGTCATCGAGGGCGCCGTGCATGCAAATTCCAACGAGGTCGCCCCTGCCCTCTATTGGCACACCGTTGATATGTTTATTGAAAAATATCTTTGA
- a CDS encoding 4Fe-4S dicluster domain-containing protein, with translation MKNQELPITNEAGYYEIRLESVGGMGANLCGKLLGELGAMYLGLNAASFASYGSEKRGSPVKAYIRWCKADQELRINSPVETPQLLGLFHEAMLEKSSALSGITEETHIVLNTPKSPQEAQEKLRISQGLLYCIDAQKAALDHKSRLNMVMLGALVKASGFIPLEPVLQLIQETMGKKYPHLLENNLAGVRAGYEQMSEPIKLNVPPQAEKEEKRLSWGYRTAPIGGVNPRIGSTVSNDVSASREGYIPLFHPERCIHCALCDSTCPDMVFQFHEGEYKGKQRMINGGLDYHHCKGCLRCVAVCPTEALTAEEERNYPQLPHFVRNQDLIAEHIDFNCVGANSWITSEAYLKEKPVDAEGGIE, from the coding sequence ATGAAAAATCAAGAGCTGCCAATCACAAACGAAGCAGGATATTACGAAATACGCTTAGAAAGCGTGGGCGGTATGGGCGCCAATCTGTGCGGAAAGCTGCTGGGAGAGCTGGGCGCGATGTATCTGGGCCTAAATGCCGCCAGCTTTGCCAGCTACGGATCAGAAAAGCGCGGTTCGCCGGTCAAGGCTTATATCCGCTGGTGCAAAGCAGATCAGGAGCTGCGGATTAACAGCCCGGTAGAGACGCCGCAGCTTTTGGGGCTCTTTCACGAAGCAATGCTTGAAAAAAGCTCGGCCCTGTCCGGCATAACCGAAGAAACTCATATTGTGCTCAATACACCCAAGAGCCCGCAGGAGGCGCAAGAAAAGCTGAGAATTTCGCAGGGGCTACTATACTGCATCGATGCGCAAAAGGCGGCGCTGGATCATAAAAGCAGGCTGAACATGGTCATGCTCGGCGCACTCGTGAAGGCCTCCGGCTTCATTCCGCTAGAACCAGTTTTGCAGCTAATTCAAGAGACAATGGGAAAGAAATATCCCCATTTATTAGAAAATAATCTGGCAGGCGTCAGGGCAGGTTACGAGCAGATGTCAGAGCCCATAAAGCTAAACGTCCCGCCGCAGGCGGAAAAAGAGGAGAAAAGGCTGTCTTGGGGCTATCGTACAGCACCGATTGGAGGAGTCAATCCCCGGATCGGCAGTACGGTCAGCAATGATGTCTCAGCCAGCCGTGAGGGCTATATTCCCCTGTTCCATCCAGAGCGATGCATCCACTGCGCCCTGTGCGACAGTACCTGCCCGGATATGGTATTTCAATTTCATGAGGGAGAATATAAGGGCAAGCAGCGAATGATCAACGGAGGTCTGGATTATCATCACTGCAAGGGATGTCTGCGCTGCGTTGCCGTATGCCCAACGGAAGCGCTAACGGCAGAGGAGGAGCGAAACTATCCGCAGCTTCCGCATTTTGTCCGCAATCAGGATTTGATTGCAGAGCATATCGATTTTAATTGTGTGGGAGCAAACTCATGGATTACCAGTGAGGCCTATCTAAAAGAAAAGCCGGTTGATGCAGAAGGAGGCATAGAGTGA
- a CDS encoding pyruvate synthase: protein MKIKQRAVFESGNELAAYAAKQINYHVMGYYPITPSTQIAEQLDVLKAEGLHDISLMPAEGEHSAAGICYGASAGGGRVFNATSANGLLYALEQLPVQSGTRFPMVLNVACRTVSGPLDIKGDHSDIMYTLSCGWIILFAGSPQAVYDFNLCGLKIAEAVKLPVIVAFDGFFTSHQKRRCEIWESDEEVQHFLGKYEAAYTALDPEHPVSIGSYMNEPDLGNNKYQLHLAMEEAKTVTERVFQEYEELTGRAYHEVEAYRAEEADTLLILLGSSYETAKEAVDRLRKQGKKAGAVTLRQLRPFPAAGLAAVCKTAKTIIIGDRQDSYGAGGGNLSLEVKAALQSSAINTRILSRVYGLGGQDFFVHDAEALFQLAEEPGAPAFDYLHVQPGQEGEKKPYFNPVTEENASINAVQVIQDSGHFQVKGGQLNETTRMPKRLAPGHGACPGCGIPVNVNLLLRGIEGNVVLLFQTGCGMVVTTPYPQTAFKVPYVHNLFQNGAATLSGLVEMYHQRQKRGELPEGKLTFIMVSGDGGMDIGMGSALGTALRGSNLILFEYDNGGYMNTGYQLSYSTPKGARSATSHVGKMQYGKQFFHKDMPQIMAAANIPYVATVAESNPVDFIRKAAKAQKYANEQGVVYMKALSACPLNWNDKPNKERSVIEAAVDCCYFPLYEIENGCTKLSYDPEEKGKKRPVLDFLSMMGRTQHLKKAEYEAVVGSIQQEVDRRWERLKARAENPIL from the coding sequence ATGAAAATCAAACAAAGGGCTGTATTTGAGAGCGGAAACGAATTAGCTGCTTACGCGGCAAAACAGATCAATTACCATGTGATGGGATACTATCCCATTACGCCATCGACGCAAATCGCTGAGCAACTAGACGTTTTAAAGGCAGAAGGACTTCACGATATATCGCTGATGCCGGCTGAGGGAGAGCATAGTGCAGCCGGTATCTGCTACGGAGCATCAGCAGGGGGAGGACGCGTATTTAATGCAACCAGTGCCAATGGTCTTTTATATGCACTGGAGCAGCTGCCCGTCCAATCCGGCACGCGGTTTCCTATGGTGCTCAATGTAGCCTGCCGCACAGTATCCGGCCCTCTGGACATCAAGGGAGATCACAGCGATATTATGTATACGCTAAGCTGCGGCTGGATCATTTTATTTGCCGGCTCGCCGCAGGCGGTTTATGATTTTAATCTCTGCGGCCTAAAAATTGCGGAAGCGGTTAAGCTGCCGGTCATTGTAGCGTTCGATGGATTTTTTACTTCTCATCAAAAACGGCGCTGCGAAATATGGGAAAGCGATGAAGAGGTGCAGCATTTTCTGGGAAAGTACGAAGCAGCCTATACGGCGCTGGATCCCGAGCATCCCGTTTCGATTGGATCCTATATGAATGAGCCGGATCTGGGAAACAATAAATATCAGCTGCATTTAGCGATGGAAGAGGCCAAAACAGTGACGGAGAGGGTCTTTCAGGAGTATGAGGAGCTGACAGGCAGGGCATATCATGAGGTAGAGGCCTATCGGGCAGAGGAGGCAGACACGCTTCTCATCCTACTAGGCTCCAGCTATGAAACGGCAAAGGAAGCCGTTGACCGGCTGCGAAAACAGGGAAAAAAGGCAGGCGCTGTTACGCTGCGCCAGCTCAGGCCATTTCCTGCAGCGGGTTTAGCCGCGGTATGCAAAACAGCAAAGACAATCATCATAGGAGACAGGCAGGACAGCTATGGCGCGGGAGGAGGCAATCTCTCGCTGGAGGTGAAGGCAGCGCTGCAGAGCAGCGCCATCAATACAAGAATCCTCAGCCGCGTATATGGGCTGGGGGGACAGGATTTTTTTGTCCACGATGCAGAGGCGCTGTTTCAGCTGGCAGAGGAGCCGGGGGCTCCCGCATTTGACTATCTGCATGTGCAGCCCGGTCAGGAGGGAGAGAAGAAGCCTTATTTTAATCCAGTAACAGAGGAAAATGCCTCAATCAACGCAGTTCAGGTCATCCAGGATTCTGGGCATTTTCAGGTAAAGGGCGGGCAGCTAAACGAGACCACGCGCATGCCCAAACGCCTTGCACCCGGTCACGGTGCTTGCCCCGGCTGCGGCATTCCTGTGAATGTGAACCTTTTGCTGCGGGGCATAGAAGGTAATGTCGTACTGCTTTTTCAAACAGGCTGCGGCATGGTCGTCACAACACCCTATCCGCAAACGGCCTTTAAGGTGCCCTATGTGCACAATCTCTTTCAAAACGGAGCCGCTACCCTGTCCGGCCTAGTTGAGATGTATCACCAGCGCCAAAAGCGCGGCGAGCTGCCGGAAGGTAAGCTTACGTTTATTATGGTCAGCGGCGATGGCGGCATGGACATCGGCATGGGCTCCGCGCTCGGCACAGCGCTGCGGGGCAGTAACCTGATCCTGTTTGAATATGATAACGGAGGCTATATGAACACGGGCTACCAGCTCTCCTATTCGACGCCAAAGGGCGCCCGGAGCGCTACCTCCCATGTGGGAAAGATGCAGTACGGCAAACAATTCTTCCACAAGGATATGCCGCAGATTATGGCCGCCGCGAATATTCCCTATGTAGCCACCGTAGCAGAATCCAATCCTGTTGATTTTATCAGAAAAGCAGCGAAGGCGCAAAAATATGCGAATGAGCAGGGCGTAGTCTATATGAAAGCACTTTCGGCATGCCCTCTTAACTGGAATGATAAGCCTAACAAAGAACGAAGTGTGATTGAGGCCGCAGTGGATTGCTGCTATTTCCCCTTGTATGAAATCGAAAACGGATGTACGAAGCTCAGCTATGATCCTGAGGAAAAGGGAAAGAAGCGGCCCGTGCTTGATTTTCTGAGCATGATGGGGCGTACGCAGCATCTGAAAAAGGCTGAATATGAAGCGGTAGTTGGCAGCATTCAGCAGGAGGTAGATCGGCGCTGGGAGCGGCTGAAGGCAAGAGCTGAAAATCCCATTTTATAG
- a CDS encoding aldose 1-epimerase family protein, producing the protein MVTLENERFIVTAKEEGAELTRIYDKEHRRECLWNGDPAIWKGQAPILFPVVGRCKNYQYRYQGKTYEIGQHGFCRQSVFEIADQTKTQVVFRLKASEETKKAYPFDFVLSVIYTLEAEQIITTFRVENPAEHALYFSIGGHPGFFYDGPIEKQVVSFDVKESLDRVLLSENGQFRREVEKEYIKKGEDLHLYEGIFKDDALVFHDFAFHKLRIQNPETGRGVEMDLSGFPYVGIWSMNKPGSPYACIEPWYGLADYEDFAGELPEKDGIQKLEGGAVFECCYAVKML; encoded by the coding sequence ATGGTTACATTAGAAAACGAAAGGTTTATTGTGACAGCCAAAGAAGAAGGAGCCGAGCTGACCAGAATCTATGATAAGGAGCACCGGCGCGAATGTCTTTGGAACGGCGACCCAGCGATCTGGAAGGGACAGGCACCCATCCTGTTTCCGGTGGTTGGCCGCTGCAAAAATTATCAATACCGCTATCAGGGAAAGACCTATGAGATAGGACAGCATGGTTTCTGCCGGCAGTCGGTCTTTGAGATAGCCGATCAGACTAAGACACAGGTTGTTTTTCGTCTGAAGGCCTCGGAGGAAACGAAAAAGGCCTATCCTTTTGATTTTGTGTTGTCAGTGATTTATACGCTGGAGGCAGAGCAAATCATCACAACCTTCCGGGTAGAAAATCCGGCAGAACATGCGCTGTATTTTTCAATCGGCGGACATCCGGGCTTCTTTTATGACGGCCCGATTGAAAAGCAGGTAGTCAGCTTTGATGTAAAGGAAAGCCTGGACCGGGTGCTGCTGAGTGAAAACGGGCAGTTCCGCCGTGAAGTAGAAAAGGAATACATTAAAAAAGGAGAGGATCTTCACCTATACGAGGGGATTTTCAAGGATGATGCGCTGGTATTTCATGATTTTGCCTTTCATAAGCTGAGGATTCAAAATCCGGAAACAGGGCGCGGCGTCGAGATGGATCTGAGCGGCTTTCCCTATGTGGGGATATGGTCAATGAATAAGCCGGGATCGCCCTATGCCTGTATCGAGCCATGGTATGGATTAGCCGATTATGAGGATTTTGCGGGAGAGCTGCCGGAAAAGGACGGGATCCAAAAGCTGGAAGGCGGCGCCGTATTTGAATGCTGCTATGCGGTAAAGATGTTATAA
- a CDS encoding non-canonical purine NTP pyrophosphatase: protein MKVLMGSTNPSKIEYYTKLLAAYPVTVLSLTDLNITSEPEEGGKTPEENAVIKAKYYGKFFETVICNDSGLYLDAFPIEDARQPGLHVRTPMGRPRLDDDSMVAYYTELSRSLGGKMLAYYLNGYAVYHKGKIDSYMESREEKRKTTSFYLLDHEIAPRRAGWPLDSISLRNKQEYVKKREKDLIPFLVQALGLA from the coding sequence ATGAAGGTTTTGATGGGCAGTACCAATCCGTCAAAGATTGAGTACTATACGAAGCTGCTCGCTGCCTATCCGGTTACGGTTTTATCGCTGACGGATCTGAATATTACCTCAGAGCCGGAGGAAGGCGGCAAAACGCCGGAGGAAAATGCAGTCATTAAGGCAAAATATTACGGAAAGTTTTTTGAAACAGTAATCTGCAATGATTCTGGATTATATTTGGATGCATTTCCGATAGAGGATGCGAGGCAGCCAGGACTGCATGTACGCACGCCGATGGGACGGCCGCGGCTGGATGACGACAGTATGGTGGCTTATTATACTGAACTATCCAGAAGCTTGGGCGGGAAGATGCTTGCCTATTATTTGAACGGCTATGCCGTATATCATAAAGGAAAAATTGATTCTTATATGGAGTCAAGAGAGGAAAAACGAAAAACTACTTCGTTTTATCTGCTTGACCATGAAATTGCCCCGCGCCGCGCAGGGTGGCCGCTGGACTCCATTTCACTGCGTAATAAACAAGAATATGTGAAAAAGCGAGAAAAAGATCTGATTCCATTTCTCGTGCAGGCATTAGGACTTGCATAA
- the htpG gene encoding molecular chaperone HtpG gives MSLEEKGTLSINSENLFPIIKKWLYSDQDIFIRELVSNAVDAIQKFKHLASLGEAVTDGAAYEVHIHLDPEQKTITISDNGIGMTADEVKKYINQIAFSGAAEFMEKYKDSSEDPIIGHFGLGFYSAFMVSSLVEIQTLSYQEGAEAVCWTCDGGSTFEMTAGSRTARGTDIILHVNEDGEKYLQKYEMQTIAGKYCSFMAVPVYLTSAEDNSKADDTGKAEKQGEASSSDDAAQEAPKPINETSPLWLKNPKDCTDDEYKDFYRKVFMDFKEPLFWIHLNMDYPFNLKGILYFPKLGNEFESAEGQVKLYCNQVFVADNVKEIIPEFLLLLKGAIDCPDIPLNVSRSFLQNDGYVRKISEYITKKVADKLCQLYTKDRENYEKYWSDIHPFIKYGCLRNEKFYDRVKDSIIYRSINENKYITLSEYLEAAKEKHENKVFYTTDARQQAQYLQLLKAQEMDAVELGTAIDSPFISLLESKNQDLHFLRVDADLNEVLKDKDTAVAEKDQEAAEKLFRELLGADQLKIRLESLRDEKVSAIIEMTEEARRMQEMMKMYGAMGLGAMPAQADETLVLNMHNALVAYILDHPKEEKAAALAHQIYDLARLSHAPLSAEALTAFLTRSQELLQDLI, from the coding sequence ATGTCTTTAGAAGAAAAAGGAACTCTTTCCATCAACAGTGAAAATCTATTCCCCATTATTAAAAAATGGCTCTATTCCGATCAGGATATTTTTATCCGCGAGCTCGTCTCCAATGCTGTCGACGCCATTCAAAAGTTTAAGCATCTTGCCTCCCTCGGTGAAGCCGTCACTGACGGTGCTGCCTATGAGGTTCACATCCACCTTGACCCCGAGCAGAAAACCATCACGATCTCCGATAACGGAATCGGTATGACTGCGGACGAAGTCAAAAAGTACATTAACCAGATCGCTTTTTCCGGCGCAGCCGAGTTTATGGAAAAATACAAAGACAGCTCCGAGGATCCCATCATCGGCCACTTCGGCCTTGGCTTCTATTCCGCCTTCATGGTCTCCTCGCTGGTCGAAATCCAGACGCTCTCCTATCAGGAAGGCGCCGAAGCCGTATGCTGGACCTGCGACGGCGGCTCCACCTTCGAAATGACAGCCGGCAGCCGCACGGCCCGCGGCACCGATATCATCCTGCATGTCAACGAAGACGGCGAAAAATATCTGCAAAAGTACGAGATGCAGACCATTGCCGGCAAATACTGCTCTTTCATGGCTGTTCCTGTATATTTGACCTCTGCAGAAGACAACAGCAAAGCCGATGATACCGGCAAAGCCGAAAAGCAAGGCGAGGCTTCCTCCTCTGACGATGCGGCTCAGGAAGCGCCAAAGCCCATCAATGAGACATCTCCGCTGTGGCTCAAGAATCCCAAAGACTGTACGGATGACGAATATAAAGACTTCTACCGCAAGGTATTCATGGACTTTAAGGAGCCCCTCTTCTGGATCCATCTGAACATGGATTATCCCTTCAATTTAAAAGGAATTTTATATTTTCCCAAGCTGGGCAATGAATTTGAATCGGCCGAGGGGCAGGTGAAGCTATACTGCAATCAGGTATTCGTGGCGGATAATGTGAAGGAGATCATCCCTGAATTTTTGCTTTTATTAAAGGGCGCTATTGACTGCCCCGATATTCCGCTGAATGTCTCCCGAAGCTTCCTGCAAAACGACGGTTATGTGCGCAAGATCTCCGAGTATATCACCAAGAAGGTTGCTGACAAGCTGTGCCAGCTTTACACAAAGGATCGTGAAAATTACGAAAAATACTGGTCAGATATCCATCCTTTTATCAAATACGGATGCCTGCGCAATGAAAAGTTTTATGACCGCGTAAAGGACAGCATTATTTACCGCTCGATCAACGAAAATAAATATATCACACTGAGCGAATATCTGGAAGCGGCCAAGGAAAAGCATGAAAACAAGGTATTTTACACCACGGATGCCCGCCAGCAGGCGCAGTATCTGCAGCTTCTGAAGGCGCAGGAGATGGACGCTGTTGAACTGGGCACGGCCATCGATTCTCCCTTTATTTCTCTATTAGAATCTAAAAATCAGGATTTGCATTTCCTGCGCGTAGATGCTGATCTAAACGAGGTTTTAAAGGATAAAGATACTGCCGTCGCCGAAAAAGATCAGGAAGCCGCTGAGAAACTATTTCGCGAGCTACTGGGGGCAGATCAGCTTAAGATCCGCCTCGAAAGCCTGCGCGATGAAAAGGTATCCGCCATCATCGAAATGACAGAGGAAGCACGCCGCATGCAGGAAATGATGAAAATGTACGGCGCTATGGGCCTGGGCGCCATGCCGGCGCAGGCTGATGAAACACTTGTGCTCAATATGCATAATGCTTTAGTCGCCTATATCTTAGATCATCCTAAAGAAGAAAAGGCAGCTGCACTGGCGCATCAGATCTATGATCTGGCCAGACTCAGCCATGCGCCGCTATCGGCAGAAGCACTCACGGCCTTTTTAACCCGCTCTCAGGAGCTTTTGCAGGATCTTATCTAA
- a CDS encoding AbrB/MazE/SpoVT family DNA-binding domain-containing protein — translation MKATGVVRKIDDLGRIVIPKEIRKTMRVREGEPLEIFTDRNGQIILKKYSPIGDMGGFAKHYAESLAQSSGYTVCISDKDMVVAASGQGKKKLQDKDISNELEKVMQQRELHLAQSGEKGYIPITEEGDQYASQVIMPIISEGNPIGAVAMLGEHPMAESDKKLVMVAAGFLGRQMEE, via the coding sequence ATGAAAGCGACGGGAGTCGTGAGAAAAATTGATGATCTAGGCAGAATTGTCATCCCGAAGGAAATTCGTAAAACAATGAGAGTGCGGGAAGGCGAGCCTTTGGAAATTTTTACGGACCGAAATGGTCAGATTATTTTAAAAAAGTATTCGCCGATCGGCGATATGGGCGGCTTTGCTAAGCATTATGCGGAGTCGCTGGCACAGTCCAGCGGATATACCGTTTGCATTTCTGACAAGGATATGGTGGTGGCCGCATCCGGACAGGGAAAGAAAAAGCTGCAGGATAAGGATATCAGCAATGAGCTGGAAAAGGTTATGCAGCAGCGGGAGCTGCATTTGGCGCAGAGCGGTGAAAAAGGATATATTCCGATTACAGAGGAAGGGGATCAATACGCCAGTCAGGTGATTATGCCGATTATCAGCGAAGGAAATCCGATCGGAGCTGTAGCGATGCTGGGAGAGCATCCTATGGCAGAAAGTGATAAAAAGCTGGTCATGGTTGCTGCCGGATTTTTGGGCAGGCAGATGGAAGAATAA